Proteins encoded in a region of the Streptomyces akebiae genome:
- a CDS encoding carbon-nitrogen hydrolase family protein produces the protein MRTALLQSSGRPGSVVGNLKVLDEAVGRAAEAGAGLVVAPEMFLTGYAIGDDIARLAEAADGDSADAVAEIAGRHGVAIVYGYPERAGEAVHNSAQFVSADGVRLANYRKTHLFGCFERDHFTPGERSVVQVELGGLRVGILICYDVEFPENVRAHALAGTDLLVVPTAQMHPFQFVAESMIPVRAFESQMYVAYVNRVGREGEFDFVGLSTLAGPDGIARTRAGRGEDFVLAEVDPAFLAASREANPYLQDRRPGLYGSLV, from the coding sequence ATGCGTACCGCCCTGCTCCAGAGCTCCGGCCGGCCCGGCTCGGTCGTCGGGAACCTGAAGGTGCTGGACGAGGCCGTGGGGCGGGCCGCCGAGGCGGGGGCCGGGCTGGTGGTGGCACCGGAGATGTTCCTGACGGGGTACGCGATCGGGGACGACATCGCGCGGCTCGCCGAGGCGGCCGACGGCGACTCGGCCGACGCGGTCGCCGAGATCGCGGGGCGGCACGGGGTCGCGATCGTCTACGGATACCCGGAGCGCGCCGGTGAGGCGGTCCACAACTCGGCGCAGTTCGTCTCCGCCGACGGCGTCCGGCTGGCGAACTACCGCAAGACCCACCTCTTCGGCTGCTTCGAGCGCGACCACTTCACGCCGGGAGAGCGGAGCGTCGTCCAGGTCGAACTGGGCGGGCTCCGCGTCGGGATCCTGATCTGCTACGACGTGGAGTTCCCGGAGAACGTCCGCGCCCACGCCCTCGCCGGCACGGATCTGCTGGTGGTGCCGACGGCCCAGATGCATCCGTTCCAGTTCGTCGCCGAGTCGATGATCCCGGTGCGGGCCTTCGAGAGCCAGATGTACGTCGCGTACGTCAACCGGGTCGGCCGCGAAGGGGAGTTCGACTTCGTCGGGCTCTCCACACTGGCCGGGCCGGACGGGATCGCGCGCACCCGCGCCGGACGCGGGGAGGACTTCGTCCTCGCCGAGGTCGACCCCGCCTTCCTCGCGGCCTCCCGCGAGGCGAACCCGTATCTCCAGGACCGCCGCCCCGGGCTCTACGGCTCCCTCGTCTGA
- a CDS encoding ROK family transcriptional regulator, translating into MPASPSTARAINDRLALRLLQQEGPLTAGQLKQLTGLSRPTVADLVERLTAAGLIEVVGESGEQRRGPNARVHGIVADRAHLAALDVRTEGVSVVVADLIGTELARASVPIADDAGTGPAVEQAVALVERAAKEAGADRLHTVAVGAPGLIDPATGELRDSSGLPAWHRRLVAALGERLPARVLVENETNLAALAEQRDGAARDRDTFVLLWLGLGTGAAVVLDGHLRRGASGGTGEIGFLPVPGTATVPSAVDCEGGFHSLGGAAAVVALAAAHGVTAEAATHEPYAATLVRAATALAVDGAANSSPATPHTAFLDALADRLAIGVASVVAVLDPGCVVLGGEVGQAGGEELAVRVGRRLAAMSPLPTEVRAGGLGGAAVLRGALLMARETAQDDLFGPPAR; encoded by the coding sequence ATGCCCGCATCACCCAGCACCGCCCGAGCCATCAACGACCGGCTCGCCCTGCGGCTGCTGCAGCAGGAAGGGCCGCTGACGGCAGGCCAGTTGAAGCAGCTCACCGGTCTGTCGCGGCCCACCGTCGCCGACCTGGTGGAGCGCCTCACGGCCGCCGGGCTGATCGAGGTCGTGGGGGAGTCCGGGGAGCAGCGGCGGGGGCCCAACGCCCGCGTTCACGGCATCGTCGCGGACCGCGCGCACCTCGCCGCGCTCGATGTCCGCACCGAGGGGGTCTCGGTCGTCGTGGCCGACCTGATCGGTACGGAGCTGGCGCGGGCGTCCGTCCCGATCGCGGACGACGCCGGCACCGGGCCCGCGGTGGAACAGGCGGTCGCCCTGGTCGAGCGCGCCGCCAAGGAGGCGGGCGCCGACCGGCTGCACACGGTGGCGGTCGGCGCCCCCGGTCTGATCGACCCGGCCACCGGCGAACTCCGCGACTCCAGCGGCCTCCCCGCATGGCATCGACGCCTGGTCGCCGCCCTCGGCGAACGGCTCCCCGCCCGCGTCCTCGTGGAGAACGAGACCAATCTCGCCGCGCTCGCCGAACAGCGGGACGGCGCCGCCCGCGACCGCGACACCTTCGTCCTCCTCTGGCTGGGCCTCGGCACCGGCGCCGCAGTGGTCCTCGACGGCCACCTCCGGCGCGGTGCCTCCGGCGGCACCGGAGAAATCGGCTTCCTCCCCGTCCCGGGGACGGCCACGGTCCCCTCGGCCGTCGACTGCGAGGGCGGCTTCCACTCCCTCGGTGGCGCGGCGGCGGTGGTCGCGCTGGCCGCCGCACACGGCGTCACGGCCGAGGCCGCGACGCACGAGCCGTACGCGGCGACGCTGGTGCGCGCGGCGACCGCCCTCGCGGTGGACGGCGCGGCGAATTCGTCGCCGGCCACCCCCCACACCGCCTTCCTCGACGCCCTCGCCGACCGCCTGGCCATCGGCGTGGCCTCGGTCGTCGCCGTGCTCGACCCCGGTTGTGTGGTGCTCGGCGGTGAGGTCGGGCAGGCCGGTGGGGAGGAGCTCGCCGTCAGGGTGGGGAGGCGGCTGGCGGCGATGTCGCCGCTACCGACCGAGGTCAGGGCCGGCGGCCTCGGCGGGGCCGCCGTACTGCGCGGCGCGCTGCTCATGGCCCGGGAGACGGCCCAGGACGACTTGTTCGGACCGCCCGCGCGCTAG
- a CDS encoding DUF5995 family protein, translating to MAQWEQFTNSVDSTDTSVDLVEVREAADTAAGSDAVDTVVSRMRALDATLPARDGIAVFNCVYLAVTEAIGRRLDTGHFPDAEAAITLDVLFAERYLRVAEGGRAPACWRPLLQFRRHPGVQPLQFALCGINAHIGHDLALAVVDTCRTLGCEPADLEDEFEQVGDVLVSLEERIREELMPGPDLLQIADPLTHLLGAWSLERAREASWSAARALWALRALPDLAEEFAHRLDAAVGLAGRMLLTPMPERADCRSLM from the coding sequence ATGGCGCAGTGGGAACAATTCACCAATTCCGTGGACTCGACGGACACCTCCGTGGACCTGGTGGAGGTGAGGGAGGCGGCGGACACGGCAGCCGGGTCCGACGCCGTGGACACGGTCGTCTCCCGCATGCGCGCCCTGGACGCGACTCTTCCCGCACGGGACGGGATCGCCGTCTTCAACTGCGTCTACCTCGCCGTCACGGAGGCCATCGGCCGGCGCCTGGACACGGGGCACTTCCCGGACGCCGAGGCCGCGATCACCCTGGACGTGCTCTTCGCCGAGCGGTATCTGAGGGTCGCCGAGGGCGGCCGCGCACCCGCGTGCTGGCGGCCGCTGCTGCAGTTCCGGCGCCATCCCGGGGTACAGCCGCTGCAGTTCGCCCTCTGCGGCATCAACGCGCACATCGGGCACGATCTCGCGCTGGCCGTCGTGGACACCTGTCGTACGCTCGGCTGCGAACCAGCCGATCTGGAGGACGAGTTCGAGCAGGTGGGCGATGTCCTCGTCTCGCTGGAGGAACGTATCCGCGAGGAGCTGATGCCGGGTCCCGATCTTCTCCAGATCGCGGATCCGCTCACCCATCTGCTCGGCGCGTGGAGCCTGGAACGCGCGCGCGAGGCCAGCTGGTCGGCAGCCCGCGCGCTGTGGGCGCTGCGCGCGCTGCCCGATCTGGCCGAGGAGTTCGCCCACCGACTGGACGCGGCGGTGGGCCTCGCGGGCCGCATGCTGCTGACCCCGATGCCCGAGAGGGCCGACTGCCGCTCTCTCATGTGA
- a CDS encoding MFS transporter: MTLSPARAPGAATSGVRRLTATLYGYAFLDDFVLLYPVYALLFSDTGLSIWQISSLFALWSVTGIVLEVPSGAWADAVSRRLLLWVGPLLTAVGFALWLIAPSYWAFALGFVLWGVRGALGSGALEALVYDELDRLGAADRYARVVGRAQAVGMVAVMAAMALAGPVLDLGGYPAVGAASVLVCVLTSMAATRFPEHRAAVPGPKHASTLSTLRAGLTEVRRDRSVRGAMLLVPAVGAVWGALDEYTPLLVRETGVAEQTVPYLLLVIWVGPAVGSLLTGAGERLGTAGLGVVLAGSAVALAVGALLGTPAGIGLVAVAFGGFQLVNVLADARLQDRIEGARRATLTSVASMGTETATVAVFAAYAAIGAGHAHGVAFAVFAVPYLVTAGVLVARRGA, translated from the coding sequence ATGACTCTCTCACCTGCGCGTGCGCCCGGTGCCGCGACCAGTGGTGTCCGGCGGCTCACGGCCACGCTGTACGGGTACGCGTTCCTCGACGACTTCGTGCTGCTCTACCCGGTGTACGCGCTGCTGTTCAGCGACACCGGGCTGTCGATCTGGCAGATCTCCTCGCTGTTCGCCCTGTGGTCCGTCACCGGGATCGTGCTGGAGGTGCCGTCCGGCGCCTGGGCCGACGCCGTCTCCCGGCGTCTGCTGCTGTGGGTGGGGCCGCTGCTGACCGCCGTCGGCTTCGCGCTGTGGCTGATCGCTCCCTCGTACTGGGCCTTCGCCCTCGGGTTCGTCCTGTGGGGGGTGCGGGGCGCCCTCGGTTCCGGTGCGCTGGAAGCGCTGGTCTACGACGAACTCGACCGGCTGGGCGCGGCCGACCGGTACGCCCGGGTCGTCGGTCGGGCCCAAGCGGTCGGGATGGTCGCCGTGATGGCGGCGATGGCGCTGGCCGGACCGGTCCTCGACCTCGGCGGATACCCGGCCGTGGGCGCGGCGAGCGTCCTGGTCTGTGTGCTGACCTCGATGGCGGCCACGCGGTTCCCCGAACACCGGGCAGCGGTGCCGGGGCCGAAACACGCCTCGACCCTCTCCACCCTGCGGGCGGGGCTCACCGAGGTCCGCCGGGACCGTTCCGTACGCGGAGCGATGCTTCTCGTGCCGGCCGTCGGGGCCGTCTGGGGCGCGCTCGACGAGTACACGCCGTTGCTGGTCCGGGAGACCGGGGTGGCCGAACAGACCGTGCCGTATCTGCTGCTGGTGATCTGGGTGGGGCCGGCGGTCGGCAGCCTGCTGACCGGGGCGGGGGAGCGGCTGGGCACGGCCGGGCTGGGGGTGGTGCTGGCGGGCTCGGCGGTCGCACTGGCCGTGGGGGCGCTGCTGGGCACCCCGGCCGGCATCGGGCTCGTCGCCGTCGCCTTCGGGGGCTTCCAGCTGGTCAATGTGCTCGCCGACGCGCGGTTGCAGGACCGCATCGAGGGGGCGCGGCGGGCGACGCTGACGTCCGTGGCGAGCATGGGGACCGAGACGGCGACGGTCGCCGTCTTCGCGGCCTACGCCGCCATCGGTGCGGGGCATGCGCACGGGGTCGCGTTCGCCGTCTTCGCGGTGCCGTATCTCGTGACGGCGGGTGTGCTGGTGGCGCGGAGGGGCGCGTAA
- a CDS encoding SDR family oxidoreductase — MTTILVTGGTGVLGRPVTERLRADGHDVRVLSRHARTYAVDLVAGGSGLDAAVAGVDTVVHCATSPRGGDEKAAEHLIEAARRAGVRHLVYISIVGVDRVPLGYYRSKLAVERMVEGSGPGWTILRATQFHDLLVLLFQSLSKPPVMMLPAGVSDQPVAVTEVADRLAELAVGAPAGRVDDMGGPEILTFPQLARAYLTATGRRRPLLNVPLFGKAYQGFRDGGHLTPGRAVGRGTFAEYLEQRFGARPG; from the coding sequence ATGACCACGATCCTGGTGACCGGTGGCACCGGCGTCCTCGGCCGGCCCGTCACCGAGCGGCTGCGGGCGGACGGACACGACGTGCGGGTGCTCAGCCGGCACGCGCGGACGTACGCCGTCGATCTCGTCGCGGGCGGGAGCGGGCTGGACGCGGCCGTGGCGGGGGTGGACACGGTCGTGCACTGTGCGACCTCGCCGCGCGGCGGCGACGAGAAGGCGGCGGAGCATCTGATCGAGGCGGCGCGGCGGGCCGGGGTACGCCATCTGGTCTACATCTCCATCGTCGGCGTGGACCGGGTGCCGCTCGGCTACTACCGGTCCAAGCTGGCCGTCGAGCGGATGGTCGAGGGGTCCGGCCCCGGCTGGACGATCCTGCGCGCCACCCAGTTCCACGATCTTCTCGTGCTGCTCTTCCAGAGTCTCTCCAAGCCGCCGGTCATGATGCTTCCCGCCGGGGTGAGCGACCAGCCCGTCGCCGTCACCGAGGTCGCGGACCGTCTGGCGGAACTGGCCGTGGGCGCCCCCGCCGGCCGCGTCGACGACATGGGCGGCCCCGAGATCCTCACCTTCCCCCAGCTGGCCCGCGCCTACCTGACGGCCACCGGTCGCCGCCGCCCCCTCCTGAACGTCCCCCTGTTCGGCAAGGCCTACCAGGGCTTCAGGGACGGCGGTCACCTCACCCCGGGGCGGGCCGTGGGACGGGGGACGTTCGCGGAGTACCTGGAGCAGCGGTTCGGGGCGAGGCCGGGCTGA
- a CDS encoding riboflavin synthase produces the protein MFTGIVEELGEVTAVENLGDSSRFRLRGAVVTQGAKHGDSIAVNGVCLTVVEHEDDWFTADVMAETLERSSLGALGVGSRVNLERPMAVGERLGGHIVQGHVDGTGQVIERKPSENWEIVKISLPADLTRYVVEKGSITVDGISLTVVDAGPDYFTVSLIPTTLDLTTLGRKQPGDPVNLEVDVIAKYVERLLGSQGAAGTRGAGQ, from the coding sequence GTGTTCACCGGAATCGTCGAAGAGCTGGGTGAGGTCACCGCCGTCGAGAATCTCGGCGACTCCTCCCGCTTCCGTCTGCGCGGCGCCGTCGTCACCCAGGGCGCGAAGCACGGCGACTCCATCGCCGTCAACGGTGTCTGTCTCACGGTCGTGGAGCACGAGGACGACTGGTTCACCGCCGACGTCATGGCGGAGACCCTCGAACGCTCCAGCCTCGGCGCCCTCGGCGTCGGCTCCCGCGTCAACCTCGAACGCCCGATGGCCGTCGGTGAGCGCCTCGGCGGGCACATCGTGCAGGGGCACGTCGACGGCACCGGCCAGGTCATCGAGCGCAAGCCGTCCGAGAACTGGGAGATCGTCAAGATCTCGCTCCCGGCGGACCTCACCCGGTACGTGGTCGAGAAGGGCTCGATCACCGTCGACGGCATCAGCCTCACCGTCGTCGACGCGGGCCCCGACTACTTCACCGTCAGCCTCATCCCGACCACGCTCGACCTGACCACACTCGGCCGCAAGCAGCCCGGCGACCCGGTGAACCTGGAGGTCGACGTCATCGCCAAGTACGTCGAGCGCCTGCTCGGGAGCCAGGGGGCGGCGGGCACCCGGGGAGCGGGACAGTGA
- a CDS encoding nicotinamide mononucleotide transporter family protein, whose product MNSLNAVAFTAFGQQILWSDMIGNILGLIALALGAIRSIWNWPVQFLSGLVLFGAFVGHLTGSAGKQVIVMAVAAYGWWQWNRTKGQSADGAITPRFATWRERGYLVAGAVLGTLAVGGLFTAFPTLSWDPWPDAYIFTGTIVAMYAQARGMVEFWFAWLLVDLVGVPLNFANGYAFSGFVYIIYGALVLWGMRDWWLRSRKPALEGAPA is encoded by the coding sequence GTGAACTCCCTGAACGCCGTCGCCTTCACCGCCTTCGGCCAGCAGATCCTCTGGTCGGACATGATCGGCAACATCCTCGGGCTGATCGCCCTCGCCCTCGGCGCGATCCGCTCCATCTGGAACTGGCCCGTGCAGTTCCTCTCCGGCCTGGTCCTCTTCGGGGCCTTCGTCGGCCACCTCACCGGCAGTGCCGGCAAGCAGGTCATCGTCATGGCCGTCGCCGCGTACGGCTGGTGGCAGTGGAACCGCACGAAGGGGCAGTCCGCGGACGGTGCCATCACCCCGCGCTTCGCCACCTGGCGCGAGCGCGGCTACCTGGTCGCCGGCGCCGTGCTCGGCACCCTCGCCGTCGGTGGCCTCTTCACCGCCTTCCCGACCCTGTCCTGGGACCCCTGGCCGGACGCCTACATCTTCACCGGCACCATCGTCGCCATGTACGCCCAGGCGCGCGGCATGGTCGAGTTCTGGTTCGCCTGGCTGCTCGTCGACCTCGTCGGCGTACCCCTCAACTTCGCCAACGGTTACGCGTTCTCCGGATTCGTCTACATCATCTACGGCGCGCTCGTCCTGTGGGGCATGCGCGACTGGTGGCTGCGCTCCCGCAAGCCCGCCCTGGAAGGAGCTCCCGCATGA
- a CDS encoding flavin monoamine oxidase family protein → MTSTVPNAVEHADEQQPPITMFGPDFPYAYDDFLAHPAGLGQIPATEHGCEVAVIGGGLSGIVAAYELMKMGLKPVVYEADRIGGRLRTVGFDGCDPSLTAEMGAMRFPPSSTALQHYIDLAGLETRPFPNPLAEATPSTVVDLKGESHYAETIDDLPQVYRDVAAAWKACLEEGADFSDMNRALRERDLPRIREIWAKLVERLDNQTFYGFLCDSEAFKSFRHREIFGQVGFGTGGWDTDFPNSILEILRVVYTEADDHHRGIVGGSQQLPLRLWEREPEKIVHWPYGTSLRSLHAAGEPRPAVTRLQRTAGNRITVTDANGDIRTYRAAIFTAQSWMLLSKIACDDSLFPIDHWTAIERTHYMESSKLFVPVDRPFWLDKAVDDQGNPTGRDVMSMTLTDRMTRGTYLLDDGPDRPAVICLSYTWCDDSLKWLPLSANERMEVMLKSLGEIYPNVDIRSHVIGNPVTVSWENEPYFMGAFKANLPGHYRYQRRLFTHFMQDRLPDDKRGIFLAGDDISWTAGWAEGAIQTALNAVWGVMHHFGGTTDATNPGPGDVYDTIAPVELPED, encoded by the coding sequence ATGACGTCCACCGTGCCCAACGCCGTCGAGCACGCAGACGAGCAGCAGCCGCCGATCACCATGTTCGGCCCGGACTTCCCGTACGCGTACGACGACTTCCTGGCCCACCCGGCCGGTCTGGGCCAGATACCGGCCACCGAGCACGGCTGTGAGGTCGCGGTCATCGGTGGTGGACTGTCCGGCATCGTGGCGGCGTACGAGCTGATGAAGATGGGGCTCAAGCCGGTTGTCTACGAGGCCGACCGGATCGGCGGGCGCCTGCGGACGGTCGGGTTCGACGGGTGCGATCCCTCGCTCACCGCCGAGATGGGGGCGATGCGCTTCCCGCCGTCCTCCACGGCTCTGCAGCACTACATCGACCTGGCGGGTCTGGAGACCCGTCCGTTCCCCAACCCCCTCGCGGAGGCCACGCCGTCGACCGTCGTCGACCTCAAGGGCGAGTCCCACTACGCCGAGACCATCGACGACCTGCCGCAGGTCTACCGGGACGTGGCCGCCGCCTGGAAGGCCTGCCTCGAAGAGGGCGCCGACTTCTCCGACATGAACCGGGCGCTGCGTGAGCGGGACCTGCCGCGCATCCGGGAGATCTGGGCGAAGCTCGTCGAACGGCTCGACAACCAGACCTTCTACGGCTTCCTCTGCGACTCCGAGGCCTTCAAGTCCTTCCGGCACCGCGAGATCTTCGGCCAGGTCGGCTTCGGCACCGGCGGCTGGGACACCGACTTCCCCAACTCCATCCTGGAGATCCTGCGCGTCGTCTACACCGAGGCCGACGACCACCACCGCGGCATCGTCGGCGGCAGCCAGCAACTCCCGCTGCGGCTCTGGGAGCGTGAGCCCGAGAAGATCGTGCACTGGCCGTACGGCACCTCGCTGAGGTCCCTGCACGCCGCGGGGGAGCCGCGGCCCGCCGTGACCCGGCTCCAGCGGACCGCCGGCAACCGGATCACCGTGACGGACGCGAACGGTGACATCCGTACGTACCGGGCGGCGATCTTCACCGCCCAGTCCTGGATGCTGCTGTCGAAGATCGCCTGCGACGACTCGCTCTTCCCGATCGACCACTGGACGGCCATCGAGCGGACGCACTACATGGAGTCCAGCAAGCTCTTCGTGCCCGTCGACCGGCCGTTCTGGCTCGACAAGGCCGTCGACGACCAGGGGAATCCGACGGGCCGTGACGTCATGTCGATGACGCTCACCGACCGTATGACGCGCGGCACCTACCTCCTCGACGACGGCCCGGACAGGCCCGCCGTCATCTGCCTCTCCTACACCTGGTGCGACGACAGCCTGAAGTGGCTGCCGCTGTCGGCGAACGAGCGGATGGAGGTCATGCTGAAGTCGCTCGGCGAGATCTACCCGAACGTCGACATCCGCAGCCATGTCATCGGCAACCCGGTGACCGTCTCCTGGGAGAACGAGCCCTACTTCATGGGCGCGTTCAAGGCGAACCTGCCCGGCCACTACCGCTACCAGCGGCGCCTGTTCACCCACTTCATGCAGGACCGGCTGCCCGACGACAAGCGGGGCATCTTCCTCGCAGGCGACGACATCTCCTGGACGGCAGGCTGGGCGGAGGGCGCGATCCAGACCGCGCTCAACGCGGTCTGGGGGGTCATGCACCACTTCGGCGGCACCACGGACGCGACCAACCCCGGTCCGGGAGACGTCTACGACACGATCGCCCCCGTCGAACTCCCGGAGGACTGA
- a CDS encoding glycoside hydrolase family 6 protein — MTAAAAIVAVVGTITGMVAAMGGERTADEARPLTSRAGGPPSDPATLSGPSGPSGPSGPSGPSGPSGPSGPTRKAGPGADGSSPRRTSPPPSNSPGPSVKAGVRPSAERTERRAAPGTGPGVLYRHPDSQVLDWVRDHPDDPRGAAIETGIADRPAAVWFTDPTPAVVTAQVAAVASGGAARDQVPVLVAYAIPDRDCGGASQGGARSLDAYDAWIDAFAAGLGSDDVIVILEPDAIAQSDCLAAAGRTDRFASLARAGRVVKAANPGARVYYDAGHSAWNTPGKQAALLRQAGAADPDGSDGVFSNVSNFNRTESEVAYTRRVLDALGAPPGLGAVIDTSRNGNGAPADGEWCDPSGRGLGRPPTLTTGEPGVHAYLWVKLPGESDGCRGRAGTFSPGYAYELARG; from the coding sequence ATGACGGCCGCGGCAGCGATCGTGGCCGTCGTCGGGACGATCACCGGCATGGTGGCGGCGATGGGCGGTGAGAGAACCGCCGACGAGGCCCGGCCGCTGACGAGCCGCGCAGGGGGTCCGCCGTCCGACCCCGCCACCCTTTCCGGCCCTTCCGGCCCTTCCGGCCCTTCCGGCCCTTCCGGCCCTTCCGGCCCTTCCGGTCCTTCCGGTCCCACCCGAAAGGCCGGGCCGGGTGCGGACGGCTCCTCCCCGCGGCGGACCTCGCCGCCGCCCTCGAACTCGCCCGGCCCCTCCGTGAAGGCCGGTGTGCGGCCGTCGGCGGAGCGGACCGAACGGCGTGCGGCACCTGGGACCGGCCCCGGCGTGCTCTACCGCCATCCCGACTCCCAGGTCCTCGACTGGGTCCGTGACCACCCCGACGACCCGCGCGGCGCCGCCATCGAGACCGGCATCGCCGACCGCCCCGCGGCCGTCTGGTTCACCGACCCCACGCCCGCCGTCGTCACCGCGCAGGTCGCGGCGGTCGCCTCCGGGGGTGCCGCGCGGGACCAGGTACCGGTCCTCGTGGCGTACGCGATCCCCGACCGCGACTGCGGCGGTGCCTCGCAGGGCGGGGCGCGGAGCCTGGACGCGTACGACGCCTGGATCGACGCGTTCGCCGCCGGACTCGGCTCGGACGACGTCATCGTGATCCTGGAACCGGACGCGATCGCCCAGTCCGACTGTCTCGCTGCCGCCGGCCGCACCGACCGCTTCGCCTCGCTCGCCCGCGCGGGGAGGGTCGTCAAGGCGGCCAACCCGGGCGCCCGCGTCTACTACGACGCCGGGCACTCCGCATGGAACACCCCGGGCAAGCAGGCCGCGCTCCTGCGACAGGCGGGCGCCGCCGACCCCGACGGCTCCGACGGTGTCTTCAGCAACGTCTCGAACTTCAACCGCACGGAATCGGAGGTCGCCTACACCCGTAGGGTCCTCGACGCACTCGGCGCTCCCCCCGGTCTCGGCGCCGTCATCGACACCAGCCGCAACGGCAACGGCGCCCCGGCCGACGGTGAGTGGTGCGACCCCAGCGGCCGCGGCCTCGGCCGCCCACCCACGCTCACCACCGGCGAGCCCGGCGTCCACGCCTACCTGTGGGTGAAACTGCCCGGCGAGTCCGACGGCTGCCGGGGGAGGGCGGGGACGTTCTCACCGGGGTACGCGTACGAGCTGGCGCGGGGGTGA
- a CDS encoding MFS transporter: MSAVIHEQREVRRARYAVAAVFAVHGAVTGSFATRVPWIQDHAGVSAGQLGLALAFPAIGASLAMPLAGRISHRFGARTALRGLLSLWTLALVLPSLAPSLWTLCLALFVYGASAGMADVAMNALGVEVESRLGKSIMSGLHGMWSAGALVGSAGGTLAAHLGSDARLHHALAAVALTALGLVACQWVLDLRPTEDEEPPPRFALPPKSALLIGAVGFCAVFAEGAALDWSAVYLRDQLETSAGLAAACTTGFMLTMAVARLAGDSVVDRFGSVRTVRASGVLAAVGGVLIVVANEPAVAMTGFALMGLGIAVVVPLCFAAAGRSGPNPSQAIAGVATITYTSGLVAPSAIGGLAQLTSLVVSFGLVTVLACGLVAFAGVLRTSERDRPQVSRPNVTLPDPKG; this comes from the coding sequence ATGAGTGCGGTGATCCACGAGCAGCGCGAGGTGAGGCGGGCACGGTACGCCGTGGCGGCCGTGTTCGCGGTGCACGGCGCCGTCACCGGCTCGTTCGCGACCCGCGTGCCGTGGATCCAGGACCATGCGGGGGTCAGCGCGGGCCAGCTGGGTCTCGCCCTGGCCTTCCCGGCGATCGGCGCCTCGCTGGCGATGCCGCTCGCGGGCCGGATCAGTCACCGGTTCGGCGCCCGTACGGCGCTGCGCGGACTGCTCTCGCTGTGGACGCTCGCGCTGGTCCTGCCCTCCCTCGCGCCGAGCCTCTGGACGCTCTGCCTCGCGCTGTTCGTGTACGGCGCCTCGGCGGGCATGGCGGACGTCGCCATGAACGCGCTCGGCGTCGAGGTCGAGAGCCGCCTCGGGAAGTCGATCATGTCGGGCCTGCACGGCATGTGGAGCGCGGGCGCCCTCGTCGGCTCGGCGGGCGGCACCCTCGCCGCGCACCTCGGATCGGACGCCCGGCTGCACCACGCGCTCGCGGCGGTCGCGCTCACCGCCCTCGGGCTGGTCGCCTGCCAGTGGGTACTGGATCTGCGGCCCACCGAGGACGAGGAGCCGCCGCCCCGGTTCGCGCTGCCGCCGAAGTCGGCGCTGCTGATCGGCGCGGTCGGGTTCTGCGCGGTGTTCGCGGAGGGGGCGGCCCTGGACTGGTCGGCGGTCTATCTGCGGGACCAGTTGGAGACCTCGGCGGGGCTCGCGGCGGCATGCACCACGGGGTTCATGCTGACCATGGCGGTGGCCCGGCTGGCGGGCGACTCGGTGGTCGACCGCTTCGGCTCGGTCCGTACCGTCCGGGCCAGTGGTGTCCTGGCCGCGGTCGGCGGAGTCCTCATCGTCGTCGCGAACGAGCCGGCGGTCGCGATGACCGGGTTCGCCCTGATGGGCCTCGGCATCGCGGTCGTCGTACCGCTCTGCTTCGCCGCCGCGGGCCGCAGCGGGCCGAACCCCAGTCAGGCCATCGCGGGGGTCGCGACCATCACGTACACCTCCGGGCTGGTCGCGCCGAGCGCGATCGGCGGTCTGGCGCAACTGACCAGCCTGGTCGTGTCGTTCGGCCTGGTGACGGTGCTGGCCTGTGGCCTGGTCGCCTTCGCGGGCGTCCTGCGCACCAGCGAGAGGGACCGCCCCCAGGTGTCCCGGCCGAACGTGACGCTTCCCGATCCGAAGGGCTGA